The sequence below is a genomic window from Candidatus Poribacteria bacterium.
TACACATCCAGAGACACAAGAACCGATTTTACTGCGTGTGCGAACCCACCCGACGTTCCGTGTTGCAGTCGGCGATACCATCTGGTTGGATTTCAGTGAAACCGAAATACATCTCTTTGATCGGAAGACAGAGCAAGTGCTTTCGTGAATAGCGGACCGCAAATCGCGAACCGCATACCGCGAATAGCGAACCACGAATAGCGAACCACGAATAGCGGACCGCAAATCGCGAACCGCGAATAAATGGAGGAAAAGAGAATGGAAAGTGAAGGCGCGAAAATCCCATGTCGATTGGCAGCCTTTGATTTAGATGGGACACTCCTGAACAGTGAACACGCGTTATCTACTGAGAACTGCGACGCGCTCCGTAACCTCACGGCGAATGCTATTCTTGTCGTTTTAGTGTCGGGAAGGATGCACCGTTCTATGCAACCGATTAGCGACCAAATCGGTTTAGAAAACCCTATTATTTCGTATAACGGCGGCATGGTACAGCACGCCACGACCGGTGAGGTTTATCATCACACACCCGTGCCAGCAGATTATGCAATGGAAGTCGTTGCTGCTTGTAGGCGACACCATCTGCATCTCAATTTCTGTTTGAATGATGAACTTTATGTGGCTGAACGCAATGCGTGGAGTGATCTTTACGAGGTGCGCACTGGCGTGCCAGCGACACCGGTTGGCGACTTACGCGAATTGGCAGGGGAAACGCCGACGAAACTGCTGATTATTCACACGTCCGAAGAATTGCCTTCACTTTTGAGCGATTTTCAAAACGATTACGCAGGAAAACTTTACGTCACACAGACCCAACCAGAATATATTGAATTTATGAATCCAGAAGTTACAAAGGGTCGAGCACTTTCCGCACTTGCCAATCGTTTTGACATCCCCATGGATACGGTTGTTGCTTTTGGAGATAGTTACAACGATGAAAGTCTGATCAAGACTGCTGGCTTCGGCATAGCAATGGCAAACGGAGTCCCCCCGGTTCGTGCCTGCGCAGATTATATCACAGGAACGAATGACGATAACGGAGTCGCAAAGGCCATCTATGAATTGATTCTCTGATACAGTTAAATAGGAGTTGCAATTTCCTGTCGTGCGCCGTCTCAACGCGTTAATTTGCCAAAAGGCACTCACCGATTCACACGCATTTCGTGTACTTCCTTGTAGGGGAAGTCCGCCACGAGTGTGCAAGAGTTGCCTTCATGTTTCAAGGATACCTGTACAGAGTTCATCGAAAATTCAAAGTACTTTGCTAATACCTCTGTCAATTCATGTTGTAGCCGCATCATCATGCGGTCATCGACATCGAATCGGTCTTGTGTAATGACGAGCTTCAAGCGCTGTTTGGCGATGCTGCTTGATTTTGATTTGCGCCCGAATAGTTGTCGGATGCTTATATTCATGTACGGACTCCTTAAGTTTTTCTCGTGAACCAGTTGAGAATGCTGGTGAACAGACCTTTCTGTTCTAAGTCTGGGATCGGAATCTGCTGTCCAGTCAACCGTCGTGCGATGCGCATATATGCTTGTGCCCCGGCGGAGTGTTCTTCATAGACAAGAGGGATCCCCCGATTTGTAGAAGTGATGACACCTGTGTCTTCCGGGACGATACCTAAGAGGTCAATATTCAGGATGTCTATAACATCGGCTTGATCCATCATACTCCCATTTCCGACAAGTTCCGGCGAAAAACGATTGAGTACGAGATTAATCGGCTCAATTCTTGCATGTTGTAGCAAACCGATAATGCGGTCAGCATCCCGAATAGCGGAAACATCTGGGGTCGTGACCACGATTGCTTCATCAGCACCTGCGGAGGCATTGCTGAAACCGCGTTCAATACCAGCAGGCGAGTCAACAAGGACAAAATCGTGCGTTGAACGCAACTTATCACAAATCGCTTTCATCTGTGCAGGTTGGACATCGTTCTTATTGTTTTTTTGTGAGGCTGCCAGAAGCGTGAGACCGTCAACCCTTCGATCTCTAACCAGTGCTTTCGCAAGTTCGCACTGTTTATCAATGACATCCATTGAAGTGTAAACGATTCGACTCTCAAGCCCCATCACGATATCAAGATTTCGGAGCCCGACATCCGCATCAACAACAACGACTGTTTTACCGAGAAGCGCGAGGGCTGTCCCTAAATTCGCTGTAGAGGTTGTTTTTCCGACACCTCCCTTTCCTGATGTTACTACGATTACTCTTCCCATAACCGATATCTCCTTTGTTAAAACTTGACAAACCTTTCAACAATAATCATATCTTCTTTCCCGATGCGCGCAATTTCTGGGTAACCTCGGGATTTTTTGCCAATAGGTATACGGTTGAAATAATTACTGATTTGAAGCTGCAGCGGTACTAAATGCATAGCAATGATGACCGCTGAGAGTCTGCCGTTCATTCCTGCATGCGCGTTACCCCGCAATGCTCCCAAAACAACAATATCACCGCCCGCTCTCACTTCAGCACCCGAGTTGACATCCCCATAGATAATCAAACTCCCTTGGGGGAACTCCTCTGTTTGACCCGACCGAATTGTGTAAGGAACAATCCGAGACGGTTCGCTCTCGCGGCTGTCTGGTGGATTCACCACTTGTGTTACGATATGCGTTGTGGGTGCAGCGGCAATAGGTGGCGGCGGCGGCTCTTCGGAGACTATCATGAAGTCTCGCACTGTTACATTGTAGACCTCCTTAAGTTTTGACCGGAGATACGCCATTTCCTCCTCTTGCAAGGTCGGCCCCTTGAGATCAATCTGAAGAGATGTCCCATTTAACGGGCGATTCATCCGAGAAATTTCTTCTTGAATAGCCTCTTCAATCTCTATTATAGAGAGATGCGGTTTGATAATTAAATGCAAACCGTCTCTATATGCTCTGAGTGCTACAATTGAATTTGCCATTTGCTACTTAAATCTCAACTCAATGATGTTGAGGGGACTTCCTCAGTAGAGACGATCTATTGATTGCTATTTTCTATGGTGTATTAGGAATCTTCCAACTGTGCTAAGACATAGGGACCCTCTGGAATCACGGCAATTTGGGCATCTGCTCCGTAACGGTCTAAGATTTCTTCGATACCCTCTTGGGGGGTCTTCAGCGGATGCACAAATAGTTTGGATCGTTGGTGATACGGAATCCCATCGGTATAGAAATAGATGTCAGCTTTCCTGGCAACTTTTGCCAATTCTTCGAGCTGCCACTGATCAATGACGAAGTTTGCTGGATTGTAAAGTCCCTGCACAAACGCAGTGAGATCGTCGGTCTTAAAAATTAAGTCTGTGAACGGCTTGCTGCCGATCCCTTCACTGCACGCTGCCACAAGCAAGATACTACCGCCCTGTTTGACGACCTCAACAGCCGTCAACAAGCCTTTGATCGCTTGATAGAATGTTGAATCCAGCGGGTAACCCGCACTCGACACGACGACAGCGTCTGCGGAGGCAGGAAGTGTGACCTTCGCCTGTTTTTCGACGAACGCCGCGCCGACAAGATGAGATTTAACCATGTCACCGGCGAAAATGCCTGTGATACTGCGCTGCTTATCAATCGCTACGTTCAGATTAAAGTCAACGCCAGCCATCAGTGCGATTTCTGTCGCTTCTTTGTGGAACGGGTTTCCGTCCAAGATGCCGACAGCCGACTTCGGGTGCTCCATCAGTTCGGGACCGTGCATCACCTTCATCGTTTCAACGGACGCGATGCCTGGGCAGATTGCCTTTCTGCCCCCAGAATAGCCTGCCATTAAGTGCGGTTCAATCAATCCGGTGATGACTTTCAGGTCCGATTCAAGATAGGTTTTATTGATATAAACGGGAGTGCCGTTCTCAGTTTTGCCTAAATACGCCTGCGTTTCTGTCTGCTGCGAGAAGTGGTTGACGATTCGGTAGGTCTCCATAATATCGGAGCCAACCATCGTTTCGAGTTCTTCCGCATTATTTGGACGGTGGATACCAGTGGCGATAAGAATAGTGATTTTTTCGCGGGGGATACCTGACGCTTCAAGTACTTCCAACAGTGGAGGGAGGATCACTTTGTTGGGTACGGGGCGAGTTATGTCGGAGATCACAATACAAGCCGATTCGCGACCTCCGGCTAATTCAGCCAAGGGCGGTGAGGCGATGGGACGCGCGATTGCCTCCCGAACCGCTCCGTTTTCATCCGACAGTGGAACACTTTCTGCAATCTCAAGGATCCCAGCAACATTCTCCTCAGGAATCTCCATCGGTAACGTGCCAGTGCCGTATCTCATTTCCACTTTCATGTTGAAGTTGTCCCTTCAGACTGACTTAAAAACGCCAATGTTAGTGTACTGTTGGGTTGGTATACTATCCCCTTGTACAATTATACCTATTTTTGAAAAAAAAGCAAATTTATTTTATACTATTGTACGCTAAGTTGTTATTTGAGCAAAAAAAACGTCATTTTTTCTTCACATATCGGTATATTTTACGCTATTTTACCTTGTATCTGCTGATTAAGTCAAGTGGAATCGGCAACAATTCCGAATCCATATCCTTGACTTTTTTCAGCAAACGTGTTAAAATTGCTCCATGAAACTTGTGTATCTAACTACTGGAATTCTCAAGACGGAGAAACGAAGAATATGCCACGGATTGAAATTACCACGAAACCGAACGGCGCAGGACGCAATTGGCTGGAAGTCGGCCATTTTGAGACGGATACGCTCGGTC
It includes:
- the larA gene encoding nickel-dependent lactate racemase — encoded protein: MKVEMRYGTGTLPMEIPEENVAGILEIAESVPLSDENGAVREAIARPIASPPLAELAGGRESACIVISDITRPVPNKVILPPLLEVLEASGIPREKITILIATGIHRPNNAEELETMVGSDIMETYRIVNHFSQQTETQAYLGKTENGTPVYINKTYLESDLKVITGLIEPHLMAGYSGGRKAICPGIASVETMKVMHGPELMEHPKSAVGILDGNPFHKEATEIALMAGVDFNLNVAIDKQRSITGIFAGDMVKSHLVGAAFVEKQAKVTLPASADAVVVSSAGYPLDSTFYQAIKGLLTAVEVVKQGGSILLVAACSEGIGSKPFTDLIFKTDDLTAFVQGLYNPANFVIDQWQLEELAKVARKADIYFYTDGIPYHQRSKLFVHPLKTPQEGIEEILDRYGADAQIAVIPEGPYVLAQLEDS
- a CDS encoding Cof-type HAD-IIB family hydrolase codes for the protein MESEGAKIPCRLAAFDLDGTLLNSEHALSTENCDALRNLTANAILVVLVSGRMHRSMQPISDQIGLENPIISYNGGMVQHATTGEVYHHTPVPADYAMEVVAACRRHHLHLNFCLNDELYVAERNAWSDLYEVRTGVPATPVGDLRELAGETPTKLLIIHTSEELPSLLSDFQNDYAGKLYVTQTQPEYIEFMNPEVTKGRALSALANRFDIPMDTVVAFGDSYNDESLIKTAGFGIAMANGVPPVRACADYITGTNDDNGVAKAIYELIL
- the minD gene encoding septum site-determining protein MinD → MGRVIVVTSGKGGVGKTTSTANLGTALALLGKTVVVVDADVGLRNLDIVMGLESRIVYTSMDVIDKQCELAKALVRDRRVDGLTLLAASQKNNKNDVQPAQMKAICDKLRSTHDFVLVDSPAGIERGFSNASAGADEAIVVTTPDVSAIRDADRIIGLLQHARIEPINLVLNRFSPELVGNGSMMDQADVIDILNIDLLGIVPEDTGVITSTNRGIPLVYEEHSAGAQAYMRIARRLTGQQIPIPDLEQKGLFTSILNWFTRKT
- the minE gene encoding cell division topological specificity factor MinE — protein: MNISIRQLFGRKSKSSSIAKQRLKLVITQDRFDVDDRMMMRLQHELTEVLAKYFEFSMNSVQVSLKHEGNSCTLVADFPYKEVHEMRVNR